In Flavivirga abyssicola, the following are encoded in one genomic region:
- a CDS encoding HAD family hydrolase yields MNTIDTIIFDLGGVLIDWNPEYVYLDEFNGDREKMQWFFDNICTSDWNENQDAGYPMAKATEERVALFPEHEPLIRMFYGRWVEMLGEEISGTVNILKALKTSNKYKVVALTNWSGETFPIALDKFEFLQWFEGIVVSGDEKTRKPFDDIYNLTLDRFNVTAEKSIFIDDNLRNIEAANALGINGIQFKSPEQLIQQLKNYNIQL; encoded by the coding sequence ATGAATACAATAGATACTATAATTTTTGACCTTGGTGGGGTTTTAATAGACTGGAATCCTGAATACGTTTATTTGGATGAATTTAATGGAGACCGTGAAAAAATGCAATGGTTTTTCGATAATATTTGCACAAGCGACTGGAACGAAAATCAGGACGCAGGTTACCCTATGGCAAAAGCAACTGAAGAACGAGTGGCCCTTTTTCCAGAACATGAACCCTTAATTAGAATGTTTTATGGAAGATGGGTAGAAATGCTTGGAGAAGAAATAAGTGGTACTGTAAACATTCTTAAAGCACTTAAAACTTCTAATAAATATAAAGTTGTTGCTTTAACCAATTGGAGTGGTGAAACCTTCCCTATCGCTCTGGATAAATTTGAGTTTTTACAATGGTTTGAAGGTATCGTCGTCTCTGGAGATGAAAAAACCAGAAAACCTTTTGATGACATTTATAATCTTACTCTAGATCGTTTTAATGTCACTGCTGAAAAATCAATTTTTATTGATGATAACTTAAGAAATATTGAAGCAGCTAACGCTTTGGGCATCAATGGAATTCAGTTTAAATCCCCAGAACAACTTATACAACAATTAAAAAATTATAACATCCAATTATAA
- the arsC gene encoding arsenate reductase (glutaredoxin) (This arsenate reductase requires both glutathione and glutaredoxin to convert arsenate to arsenite, after which the efflux transporter formed by ArsA and ArsB can extrude the arsenite from the cell, providing resistance.), with protein sequence MIKIYHNNRCSKSRCGLEILEKSDKEFEIVKYLEDVPNKKELKDLIKLLGIKPIELVRKNESVWKERFKNKDLSDEDIISAMVENPKLIERPIIINGKKAVIGRPPEKILDII encoded by the coding sequence ATGATAAAAATATACCATAATAATCGCTGTAGTAAATCGCGTTGCGGATTAGAAATACTTGAAAAATCTGATAAGGAATTTGAAATAGTTAAATACCTGGAAGATGTTCCAAATAAAAAGGAATTAAAGGATCTTATAAAACTACTTGGTATAAAACCGATAGAATTGGTTAGAAAGAATGAATCTGTTTGGAAAGAGCGTTTCAAAAACAAAGATTTAAGCGATGAAGACATCATTTCTGCAATGGTTGAAAACCCTAAACTTATAGAACGTCCAATCATTATAAATGGTAAAAAGGCTGTTATTGGCAGACCTCCCGAAAAAATACTTGATATTATCTAA